The Salvelinus sp. IW2-2015 unplaced genomic scaffold, ASM291031v2 Un_scaffold5003, whole genome shotgun sequence genome includes a region encoding these proteins:
- the LOC112077872 gene encoding LOW QUALITY PROTEIN: trichohyalin (The sequence of the model RefSeq protein was modified relative to this genomic sequence to represent the inferred CDS: inserted 1 base in 1 codon; deleted 5 bases in 3 codons): LEMEMADLQAQLQGLESKVVTLRRELNTQSNESTELRTRRGSELSSLQQLRDRERELGREVETLREDKEREVTALLEERGRDEKRLEELSVQHGAVCEELRGLQAELCQATEQQRRAERETEELLRENQDVAGNVLSLERERDQLGEDIEELRVLTVSQQHQLTQAQQQVSGLEVQSRQLHLQVTTLLQTKDVMQGEVQCLRGEMERGRSQTEKKKQEEREEREVWQADLERLQLLVDQTTEKRTREEEERREEREGWQRERMALSSELGHRDGEVVAMKSRMEGLEKEKEEMLCLLEERDTELERLTAEHKSHQXHRERKLKDEGERWRERAEEGERWRERAEGERWREKAEERAEEGERWRERAEERAEEGERWREKAEEWERENASLSQRLTENEKNNSEQLKAXXRESEKMAEQLKKEEVDGRKRLEEIEELKTRIISLEEERDTLEAELKKNELLENKMFAAERENSQLRERERERYQEESLRKRRKESEGREREERQRGKLELREGEVEVLRVKLIVLEEERDEGKREQQTLEGRMERQMAQLREREEEVEKLREEEEETGARLQQREEELRSLKDRTHQSELSEKHVSDLLIETESLLETERSQSRDRNKALQLAKDEREREWAQETEQHKERLEEEVKKWTARVEERIKEVAGFSQLLKEREEEVEDFRVRAVESAGERQRQKEELKGSEEERERQEDVLRRNKEEREWLGAQLREEQAEGEKLRSRLEEVQRGQRLLQEDRGCRVERLGAQVKALEEERDHLLAEIRKKEREAGILKDETHKERREKERTGSSLRRMEEELKESREALALGLVTLKEQGAEMTRSRERSRKEVQQKEGDNQKMRDGLKKAMQEMATLNQLLEESHREGERLRSLLQERKEEMVKSREESLRAARREVEELRGRTRAVEHEKREVERKLGNREEEMEEAVREKERRQKEMEEVLGEKERRQKEMEEAVREKERRXRWRAVREKERRQKEMEEVLGEKERRQKEMEAEMTTTRARLDVLEKQRTELRCLATEKSQAVTQLRERIREVEGEMEGVREEKKREIERLQRKMETLRQEEEERRESLKLREQESLRRVELVTDMLREKEIELERVREKAYREEKDKLEERKRDSEAVKLESLEKEETDEQRRLREPGEQRKATDQKRGEGSQEGPGREVWLQDEVDTLRKRVSSQLLDREERERLLRQREEERQKSLRLLKQRETELYTLRERVEELSKDRDRVTAALEKTEATMIGYRDRAHQQEQSRGAGSERAVDQLEMDPVVQERLSVLQRAVAQLEMDPVVQERLSVLQRAVAQLEIDHRRLQRRNTQLEERTDRLKTERKRLREMLAQTERGSSRDELSSSSPRDRAQAHSGGNCTEAHSGETPAQRLTRGKPARSSLGELHEGSLWKPATEAHSGRLTSTLDLHGGHSGRNLQRGSSGRNLHEASSRRKPAPGGSLWERPARRLTLGETCRPEKWQESLWGETCTEAHLEPQDGLGNTCTEAHSGSITCTEAHSGRNCTEGSLGRNLHRGSLGGKLPEAHSAGKLPRRGSLGGKPASEAHSGRNAAGGSSRRRNLHWRSSGETLHGGSLSARNTAREALLWEKPARSSLRGKPARGSPREFQGLLGGSGNRGVGSLKDARLKRARGAQVGHRGCVQYWVEFIQHSSRNNQWLVSLRQDLTDSLVLVSQQPISSVLESETHRLDMSXQEEELRSSLSQS; the protein is encoded by the exons CTTGAGATGGAGATGGCTGACCTCCAGGCCCAGCTACAGGGACTAGAGTCAAAGGTCGTGACCCTTCGTAGGGAGCTCAACACCCAGTCCAATGAGAGCACAGAGTTAAG GACTCGTAGAGGATCAGAGCTGAGCTCCCTGCAGCagctgagggacagagagagggagctggggagagaggtggagacccTACGggaggacaaggagagagaaGTCACCGCtctgctggaggagagaggaagggatgaaaAACGACTGGAAGAG CTGTCTGTGCAGCACGGTGCAGTGTGTGAGGAGTTGAGAGGTCTACAGGCAGAGCTGTGCCAAGCGACAGAGCAgcagaggagggcagagagagagaccgaggaaCTACTAAGAGAGAACCAGGATGTGGCGGGGAATGTCCtctcactggagagagagagagaccagctaggAGAGGACATAGAGGAACTCAG GGTCCTGACGGTGTCCCAGCAGCACCAGTTAACCCAGGCCCAACAGCAGGTCTCAGGGCTGGAGGTACAGAGTAGGCAGCTACATCTCCAGGTCACCACTCTGCTCCAGACCAAGGATGTGATGCAGG GGGAGGTCCAGTGtctgaggggagagatggagagagggaggagccagacagagaagaagaaacaggaggagcgagaggagagggaggtctgGCAGGCTGACCTGGAAAGGCTGCAGTTACTGGTAGATCAGACAACAGAGAAAaggacgagagaagaggaggaacggagagaagagagggaaggatggcAGCGAGAGAGGATGGCGTTGAGCTCCGAGCTGGGgcacagagatggagaggtggtggCGATGAAGAGCAGGATGGAGGGattggagaaggagaaggaggagatgtTGTGTCTGTtggaggagagagatacagagctgGAGAGACTAACCGCAGAACACAAGAGCCACCAA NaacacagagagagaaaactgaaggacgagggggagagatggagagagagagcagaggagggagagagatggagggagagagcagagggagagagatggagggagaaagcagaggagagagcagaagagggggagagatggagggagagagcagaggagagagcagaagagggagagagatggagggagaaagcagaggagtgggagagagaaaatgcRAGTCTGAGTCAGAGGCTCACTGAAAATGAGAAGAATAACAGTGAACAACTAAAGGCNNNNNNNagagagagtgagaagatggCGGAACAACTGAAAAAGGAGGAGGTAGATGGAAGGAAGAGattagaggagatagaggagctgAAAACGAGAATCATCTCACTGGAGGAAGAAAGAGACActctggaggcagaactgaagaaAAATGAACTATTGGAGAACAAAATGTTTGCCGCGGAGAGAGAGAACTCAcagctcagagagagggagagagaaagataccaGGAGGAGAGtctgagaaagaggaggaaggagtcGGAGGgaagggagcgagaggagagacagagaggaaagctggagctgagagaaggagaggttgaGGTCTTGAGAGTGAAGTTGATTGTCttagaagaagagagggatgaggggaagagagagcagcagacactagaggggaggatggagagacagatggctcagctgagggaaagagaagaggaggtagagaaactgagggaggaggaagaggagacagggGCTAGGctacagcagagagaggaagagttgaGGAGTCTGAAAGACAGAACGCACCAGTCAGAGCTCTCAGAGAAACATGTCTCAGACCTTCTGATAGAGACGGAGTCTTTACTAGAGACCGAGAGGAGTCAGAGCAGAGACCGGAATAAAGCTCTACAGCTGgccaaggacgagagggagagagaatgggcaCAGGAAACAGAGCAGCACAAAGAGAGACTAGAAGAGGAGGTGAAGAAATGGACAGCAAGAGTGGAGGAACGGATAAAAGAAGTAGCAGGGTTCTCACAGctcctgaaggagagagaggaggaggtggaggacttTAGGGTGAGAGCGGTAGAGAGCgctggagaaagacagagacagaaggaggaactgaaagggagtgaggaggagagggagagacaggaggacgTGTTGAGGAGGAacaaggaggagagggaatggtTGGGTGCCCAGCTGAGAGAGGAACAGGCGGAGGGAGAGAAACTGAGGTCCAGACTAGAGGAGGTGCAGAGAGGACAACGCCTCCTGCAGGAGGATAGAGGATGTCGTGTGGAGAGGCTGGGGGCTCAGGTTAAAgccctggaggaggagagagaccacCTCCTAGCTGAGatcaggaagaaggagagagaggctgggatCCTGAAGGATGAGACtcacaaagagaggagagagaaggagaggactgGCTCCTCActgagaaggatggaggaggagttgaAGGAGAGCAGGGAGGCGCTGGCCCTCGGTCTGGTCACCCTGAAGGAGCAGGGAGCAGAGATGACCAGGAGCAGGGAGAGAAGCAGGAAGGAGGTGCAGCAGAAGGAGGGGGACAACCAGAAGATGAGAGATGGGCTGAAGAAAGCCATGCAGGAGATGGCTACCCTGAACCAGCTGCTGGAGGAGAGccacagggagggggagaggctaAGGAGCCTCCtgcaggagaggaaagaggagatggtgaagagcagggaggagagccTGCGTGCTGCccggagggaggtggaggagctgcGAGGGAGGACCAGGGCTGTGGAGCATGAGaaaagggaggtggagaggaagctcggaaacagagaggaggagatggaggaggcagtgagagagaaggagaggagacagaaagagatggaggaggtgttgggagagaaggagaggagacagaaggagatggaggaggcagtgagagagaaggagaggagaNGGAGATGGagg gcagtgagagagaaggagaggagacagaaggagatggaggaggtgttgggagagaaggagaggagacagaaggagatggAGGCTGAGATGACCACCACCAGGGCCAGACTGGATGTCCTGGAGAAACAGAGGACAGAGCTCAGATGTCTGGCTACTGAGAAGAGTCAGGCAGTTACACAGCTCAGAGAGAGGatcagagaggtggagggagagatggagggagtgagagaagagaagaagagagagatcgagaggctTCAGCGGAAGATGGAGACGttgagacaggaagaggaggagaggagggagagtctGAAACTAAGGGAGCAGGAGAGCCTGAGGCGTGTAGAGTTAGTCACGGACAtgctgagagagaaggagatagagctggagagggtgagagagaaagcttacagagaggagaaagataaactggaggagaggaagagagacagtgaGGCAGTGAAACTGGAGAGtctggagaaagaggagacagatgaGCAGAGGAGACTGAGAGAGCCTGGGGAACAAAGGAAGGCCACAgaccagaagagaggagaaggaagtcAGGAGGGTCCAGGAAGAGAGGTCTGGCTTCAGGACGAGGTAGATACTCTGAGGAAGAGAGTGTCCTCCCAGCTCCTggacagagaggaaagggagagactgttgagacagagagaagaggagaggcagaagagTCTTAGACtgttgaaacagagagagacagagctttacaccctgagagagagagtagaggaactCAGTAAGGACAGAGACCGTGTCACAGCTGCCCTGGAGAAGACTGAGGCTACCATGATTGGCTACCGGGACAGAGCCCACCAacaggagcagagcagaggggcGGGATCTGAG AGGGCCGTGGACCAGCTAGAGATGGACCCTGTGGTCCAGGagcgtctgtctgtcctgcagaGGGCCGTGGCCCAGCTAGAGATGGACCCTGTGGTCCAGGagcgtctgtctgtcctgcagaGGGCCGTGGCCCAGCTAGAGATAGACCATAGACGGCTACAGAGGAGGAACACACAACTGGAAGAACGCACTGACAGACTGAAGACCGAGAGGAAACGCCTCAGAGAGATGCTGGCACAG ACGGAGAGAGGATCATCACGTGATGAGTTGTCCTCCAGCAGCCCCAGAGACCGAGCTCAG GCTCACTCGGGGGGAAACTGCACGGAGGCTCACTCGGGCGAGACACCTGCACAGAGGCTCACTCGGGGGAAACCTGCACGGAGCTCACTCGGGGAACTGCACGAGGGCTCACTCTGGAAACCTGCCACGGAGGCTCACTCTGGGAGACTGACGAGTACTCTGGACCTGCACGGAGGTCACTCTGGGAGAAACCTGCAACGGGGCTCCTCTGGGAGAAACCTGCACGAGGCGTCATCGCGGAGAAAACCTGCACCTGGAGGctcactctgggagagacctgcACGGAGGCTCACTCTGGGAGAAACCTGCAGGCCGGAAAAATGGCAGGAGTCACTCTGGGGAGAAACCTGCACGGAGGCTCACTTGGAACCGCAGGACGGCCTCGGGAACACTTGCACGGAGGCTCACTCTGGGAGTATAACCTGCACGGAGGCTCACTCTGGGAGAAACTGCACGGAAGGCTCACTCGGTAGAAACCTGCACAGAGGCTCACTCGGGGGGAAACTGCCGGAGGCTCACTCGGCGGGGAAACTGCCACGTCGAGGCTCACTCGGGGGAAAACCTGCATCGGAGGCTCACTCGGGGAGAAACGCTGCAGGAGGCTCATCTCGGAGGAGAAACCTGCACTGGAGGTCATCTGGAGAAACCTTGCACGGAGGCTCACTGTCGGCGAGAAACACTGCACGTGAGGCTCTACTCTGGGAGAAACCTGCACGGAGCTCACTCCGGGGGAAACCTGCACGAGGCTCACCTCG GGAGTTCCAGGGGCTATTGGGTGGGTCTGGAAACAGAGGAGTTGGGAGCCTTAAGGACGCAAGGCTGAAGAGAGCTAGAGGAGCACAGGTAGGTCACCGTGGCTGTGTCCAATACTG GGTGGAGTTTATCCAACACTCCTCCAGGAACAACCAATGG CTGGTGTCTCTTCGCCAAGACTTGACTGATTCTCTGGTGTTGGTCTCGCAGCAACCAATCTCCTCTGTGCTGGAG